In Fusarium musae strain F31 chromosome 7, whole genome shotgun sequence, a single window of DNA contains:
- a CDS encoding putative secondary metabolism biosynthetic enzyme (antiSMASH:Cluster_7.1~EggNog:ENOG41~SMCOG1001:short-chain dehydrogenase/reductase SDR), with product MADLLREIKAKWNPEPLPPRGTFDGQTVLVTGGTSGLGLATAKHFASLGAAKVIITYRNKPRAETARQQIEAAARAAGSEQVVIEMMELDLTRYSSCISFVDELVRRTNGIDIAILNAGTFNPEFVMSPEGWEETIQTNTLCTSLIAILLIKWMKAIRQNRQSPASLVIVSSGRHLTPDISQWPEWEKRDGGILLHFKDPSNWPSGGGPDAMYATSKLLLMYAFEEICKLAVDEKGEPQVILKSVCPGICNTDLQRTLKKRSLVARMAIPILMSIVGKSPELGGRYLLDAALAGPEKHHRMDPELTTFYFLGEIHSLLSDGRGIPREFDPSHNQSGRKEGSSHDLEGG from the exons ATGGCAGACCTCCTCCGAGAAATCAAGGCGAAGTGGAACCCCGAGCCACTGCCTCCGCGCGGCACCTTCGACGGTCAAACTGTCCTCGTCACTGGTGGAACGAGCGGCCTCGGTCTCGCTACCGCGAAACACTTTGCGAGCCTCGGAGCTGCCAAAGTAATCATCACCTACCGCAATAAACCTCGAGCCGAAACAGCCAGGCAGCAGATCGAGGCTGCCGCACGGGCTGCCGGGAGTGAACAGGTAGTGatcgagatgatggagttggATCTCACCCGATATTCGTCGTGCATTTCCTTCGTTGATGAGCTCGTGCGCCGAACGAACGGCATTGATATTGCGATACTCAATGCCGGCACGTTTAATCCGGAGTTTGTTATGAGTCCCGAGGGCTG GGAAGAAACAATCCAAACAAACACACTTTGCACCTCACTGATCGCCATTCTTCTCATAAAGTGGATGAAAGCAATACGACAAAACCGACAGTCACCAGCAAGCCTCGTCATAGTAAGCTCAGGTCGGCATCTAACTCCAGATATTTCCCAGTGGCCTGAGTGGGAGAAACGTGACGGGGGTATCCTGTTGCACTTCAAAGACCCGTCAAACTGGCCTTCCGGTGGTGGCCCGGACGCTATGTATGCTACCAGtaagctgctgttgatgtaCGCTTTTGAAGAAATCTGCAAACTAGCTGTTGATGAAAAGGGAGA ACCTCAGGTCATCCTCAAGAGTGTTTGTCCGGGAATCTGCAATACAGACCTGCAGCGAACCCTAAAGAAGCGATCTCTCGTTGCTAGAATGGCGATACCTATACTCATGAGCATTGTTGGAAAGTCGCCCGAGCTTGGAGGGAGGTACTTATTAGACGCGGCTTTGGCGGGGCCTGAGAAACAT CACCGCATGGACCCTGAACTAACTACGTTTTACTTCCTAGGGGAGATTCATTCGCTTCTATCTGACGGACGAGGAATTCCGCGT GAATTCGATCCCAGTCATAACCAGTCCGGCCGGAAG